Proteins encoded by one window of Akkermansia muciniphila ATCC BAA-835:
- a CDS encoding DUF6288 domain-containing protein, producing MEHTPPLPSGFNINGYLIQSLKQTAPLCHVYYVSDANHVPYLLREFCPQGLAVRDPESGKLRYPENTDIEREVLPLKNDFEAQFRTGSLWEISALGTLYLAYAIPGSHAAAEPPPGPVIPPAEPLRSDQRPLSTPGTGAAPVHAGSLPQPRKKKNSVGLWLLTLLLLGGACGTYYYTQTTSEKSVSLQEPAVPQSGREKKKAAKPEKKAVLPAVKAETPPEQKNAVPASPSGDVEQPKKTPPPISSGERNGNAPDILKNESAASPAQTAGESDVPAHDAADGKQPEPENSANRKEAQAAQSAVTPVLETRLRGKASRQTTNMGDVNSYVRKFAKPMTLNQWKKQYANLYTSWFGNSEEVAKGWITTFGPLGFRARGLDASWPDTNFRGFFPKTMLDPNGEPVANLYTVTQVIEGSPAEKYIKEGDLILGIDGHPFKTSQSLDVLYGPYQHQNRRGLDMHAGLLVDKAEGAGKITLNIIPAESVEKIQGIQPLWKEVLREERAQKPVSLSIPVKGGQQVRLRVDDGGNGIGSDGFEWSGLRLEGPGGTVPLTRALQYTVGYGEAKYDPKSSVWQAHAVSSLVFDIPRGDWELKGTGTPRWSASVGVTVQVGGSSTLPDAVKKYVKNVTFKIPQLGSYALGFPKNCAKSKAVVHMMSEWLAAQQREDGSWERPGGYCGNHYDTGWAGLALMATGNPKYDPVIKKAAHYIAFSGSQCWWAVPQASAGIFLCEYWLRYRDNSVLPAIRNGVQRMKNEVLYGDFVTGHGIHPGYRGTGVSIGGSHMCLFLALASKTPARTEDDVLDKMMDHAQSICPTGMGPYGRMTETFTFEPNRECGGTYSGRHGPYYIASLICGGPELYTKNSRIMYGEGPIGGCDQGHSSETLSIMWALPAYWRTNPEVYYKNMEAFRWKLTLLRPFDGGMMQNPNRLELMTADPVIGTYIRTSIWITALCAERRNLAITGKPEFQAKTFRKVPPIIDTESRFLNTYVRNWSMVNAALGAKAPASLKSAIRELKNIPVEQGCRFKLINVVNNRALPIAKAIMEIPGVDQLTKATCAEMVLGMDVRIFFEPKRKDDNPQPGEYSLTVDVQQPLGGRALGLHRDKELEGKANSAYKYDFAGTVQFSDTTTFSPMETISWTPNSKFGGQWNVYSYKKELSGPTQPGVQKMNAKIKWRVNDLDVEYDRPIAVGGFEVGCPEKALSVTNCNHLWVPGILIRDHGNWGCSFHLPDGTYISAASQGNQIEVYDKTDKKKETTWVSPNDSCLTQGSRCLFRVSTDWHGLECRVRELKLLGSSTEEVADYKLKASTGGRVDTAKLLDRDATTVEELDASPSEDEPLVLELTLKSPAALRAVDIKIEKGNNRLVIEANKGGKWIPIHWGSLGASTAGVSDAQKAMYANEPEVLRMLQLPGNGFIKCMRTFDPVTTNRLRIKLFQKGGKVRLAELHVYKANAVRNMALQS from the coding sequence ATGGAACATACTCCACCCCTGCCTTCCGGATTTAATATCAACGGCTATCTTATTCAATCCCTGAAACAGACGGCCCCTCTCTGCCATGTTTATTACGTTTCGGATGCCAACCATGTTCCATACCTGCTCCGCGAATTCTGCCCCCAGGGGCTCGCTGTGCGCGACCCGGAAAGCGGAAAACTGCGTTATCCGGAAAACACGGATATTGAACGGGAAGTTCTTCCGCTGAAAAATGACTTCGAAGCCCAGTTCCGAACCGGTTCCCTGTGGGAAATTTCCGCCCTGGGCACCCTGTACCTGGCTTATGCCATTCCCGGCAGCCATGCCGCAGCGGAGCCTCCTCCCGGTCCGGTCATCCCCCCGGCGGAGCCCCTCCGGAGCGATCAACGGCCGCTGTCCACTCCCGGAACCGGGGCGGCGCCCGTCCATGCGGGTTCCCTTCCCCAGCCTCGGAAAAAGAAAAACTCCGTTGGCCTATGGCTCCTTACCCTGCTCCTGCTGGGAGGCGCATGCGGAACTTATTATTACACCCAGACAACTTCGGAAAAATCCGTCTCTCTGCAGGAACCGGCCGTCCCCCAATCCGGCAGGGAAAAGAAGAAAGCTGCCAAACCGGAAAAGAAAGCCGTACTGCCCGCCGTAAAGGCGGAAACCCCTCCGGAACAGAAAAACGCCGTGCCCGCCTCCCCGTCCGGAGACGTGGAACAGCCGAAAAAAACACCGCCGCCTATTTCCTCCGGAGAAAGGAACGGAAACGCCCCGGACATTTTAAAGAATGAATCCGCCGCCTCCCCTGCTCAGACTGCCGGAGAATCCGATGTCCCGGCCCATGACGCTGCAGACGGAAAACAGCCGGAACCGGAAAATTCCGCCAACCGGAAGGAAGCACAGGCGGCACAATCTGCCGTCACCCCTGTTCTTGAAACGCGTCTACGGGGAAAAGCCTCCAGGCAAACCACCAATATGGGAGACGTCAACTCCTATGTGAGGAAATTCGCCAAGCCCATGACGCTGAACCAGTGGAAAAAGCAATACGCCAACCTGTACACAAGCTGGTTCGGCAATTCCGAGGAAGTAGCCAAAGGCTGGATCACCACCTTCGGCCCCCTGGGATTCCGAGCCCGCGGTTTGGACGCCTCCTGGCCGGACACGAACTTCCGCGGCTTCTTCCCCAAGACCATGCTGGATCCCAACGGGGAACCCGTGGCGAACCTCTACACGGTCACCCAGGTGATTGAGGGTTCCCCCGCTGAAAAATACATCAAGGAAGGAGATCTGATCCTGGGCATTGACGGACACCCCTTCAAAACGTCTCAAAGCCTGGACGTGCTTTACGGCCCTTATCAGCACCAAAACAGGCGCGGCCTGGACATGCACGCGGGCCTACTGGTGGACAAGGCGGAAGGAGCCGGAAAAATAACCCTGAATATTATTCCCGCGGAAAGCGTGGAAAAAATCCAGGGCATCCAGCCTCTCTGGAAAGAAGTTTTACGGGAGGAACGGGCCCAAAAGCCCGTCTCCCTTTCCATTCCGGTAAAGGGCGGCCAGCAGGTGCGCCTGCGCGTGGATGACGGCGGCAACGGCATTGGCAGCGACGGTTTTGAATGGTCTGGCCTGAGGCTGGAAGGTCCCGGCGGAACCGTTCCGCTGACCCGGGCCCTGCAATACACCGTAGGTTACGGGGAGGCCAAGTATGACCCCAAAAGCAGCGTATGGCAGGCCCACGCCGTCTCTTCCCTGGTTTTTGACATCCCCAGGGGAGACTGGGAACTCAAAGGGACAGGAACCCCCAGGTGGTCTGCCTCCGTTGGCGTGACCGTACAGGTGGGAGGCTCCTCCACTCTGCCGGACGCCGTGAAGAAATACGTAAAAAATGTCACCTTTAAAATACCCCAGCTGGGCTCCTATGCCCTCGGCTTCCCCAAAAACTGCGCCAAGAGCAAGGCGGTTGTCCACATGATGAGTGAATGGCTGGCGGCCCAGCAGCGCGAGGACGGTTCCTGGGAACGTCCGGGCGGCTACTGCGGCAACCATTATGATACGGGCTGGGCCGGGCTGGCCCTGATGGCCACGGGCAACCCTAAATATGACCCCGTCATTAAAAAGGCGGCGCACTACATCGCCTTCTCCGGCTCCCAGTGCTGGTGGGCCGTCCCCCAGGCATCCGCAGGTATTTTTCTGTGTGAATACTGGCTGCGCTACCGGGACAACTCCGTTCTCCCAGCCATCCGCAACGGCGTGCAGCGCATGAAAAACGAAGTCCTTTACGGGGACTTCGTCACCGGCCACGGCATTCACCCGGGCTACCGGGGAACAGGCGTCAGCATTGGCGGCTCCCACATGTGCCTGTTCCTGGCGCTGGCCAGCAAAACCCCGGCGCGCACGGAAGACGATGTGCTGGACAAAATGATGGATCATGCCCAGTCCATCTGCCCCACCGGCATGGGGCCCTACGGCCGCATGACGGAAACCTTCACCTTTGAACCCAACCGCGAATGCGGGGGAACCTACTCCGGCCGCCATGGCCCGTACTACATTGCTTCCCTCATCTGCGGCGGCCCGGAACTGTACACCAAAAACAGCCGCATCATGTACGGTGAAGGCCCCATCGGCGGCTGTGACCAGGGCCACTCCTCCGAGACGCTCTCCATCATGTGGGCCCTTCCCGCCTACTGGCGAACCAATCCGGAAGTATATTACAAAAACATGGAGGCTTTTCGATGGAAACTGACGCTGTTGCGCCCCTTTGACGGCGGCATGATGCAGAACCCCAACCGCCTGGAACTGATGACGGCGGATCCCGTCATCGGCACCTACATCCGCACCAGCATCTGGATCACGGCCCTCTGCGCGGAACGCCGGAACCTGGCAATCACGGGCAAGCCGGAATTTCAGGCAAAGACATTCCGGAAGGTGCCCCCTATCATCGATACGGAATCCCGCTTCCTGAATACCTACGTGCGCAACTGGTCCATGGTAAATGCGGCGCTTGGGGCCAAGGCGCCCGCCTCCCTGAAATCCGCCATCCGGGAACTGAAAAACATTCCTGTGGAACAAGGCTGCCGCTTTAAGCTTATCAATGTCGTCAACAACCGCGCCCTCCCCATCGCCAAGGCTATCATGGAAATTCCCGGGGTGGACCAGCTCACCAAGGCCACCTGCGCGGAAATGGTTCTGGGCATGGATGTGCGCATTTTCTTTGAACCCAAGCGCAAGGACGATAACCCCCAACCCGGGGAATATTCTTTAACCGTGGATGTCCAGCAGCCGCTGGGCGGCCGCGCCCTGGGGCTTCACCGCGACAAGGAACTGGAAGGAAAAGCCAATTCCGCCTACAAATATGACTTTGCCGGCACGGTGCAATTCAGCGACACGACCACCTTCTCCCCCATGGAAACCATTTCCTGGACGCCCAATTCCAAATTCGGCGGACAGTGGAACGTTTACTCCTATAAAAAGGAACTCAGCGGTCCCACCCAGCCGGGCGTGCAGAAAATGAACGCCAAAATCAAATGGCGCGTCAATGACCTGGATGTGGAATACGACCGCCCCATCGCCGTGGGCGGCTTTGAAGTGGGATGCCCGGAAAAAGCCCTTTCAGTCACCAACTGCAACCATCTGTGGGTGCCGGGCATCCTGATCCGGGACCACGGCAACTGGGGATGCTCCTTCCATCTGCCGGACGGAACCTACATTTCCGCGGCCTCCCAGGGCAACCAGATAGAGGTGTACGACAAAACGGACAAAAAGAAGGAAACAACCTGGGTTTCCCCGAATGACTCCTGCCTGACTCAAGGTTCCCGTTGCCTGTTCCGCGTTTCTACGGACTGGCACGGCCTGGAATGCCGCGTGCGTGAACTGAAACTGCTGGGCAGTTCCACGGAGGAAGTCGCGGACTATAAGCTGAAAGCCTCTACCGGAGGCCGTGTGGATACGGCCAAACTACTGGACAGGGACGCTACCACCGTTGAAGAACTGGACGCGTCCCCCTCGGAAGACGAGCCCCTGGTGCTGGAACTCACCCTGAAATCCCCTGCCGCCCTGCGCGCCGTGGACATCAAGATTGAAAAGGGCAACAACCGTTTAGTCATTGAAGCCAACAAAGGCGGCAAGTGGATTCCTATTCACTGGGGCTCCCTGGGGGCCTCTACTGCCGGCGTCAGCGATGCTCAGAAAGCCATGTACGCGAATGAACCGGAAGTACTGCGCATGCTCCAGCTTCCGGGCAATGGATTTATCAAATGCATGCGGACGTTTGACCCTGTCACCACCAACAGGCTGCGCATCAAGCTCTTCCAGAAGGGCGGAAAAGTCCGCCTTGCGGAACTGCACGTGTACAAGGCAAACGCCGTCAGAAATATGGCTCTCCAGTCTTAA
- a CDS encoding malic enzyme-like NAD(P)-binding protein, translating to MSSDIRLDALQYHSQPRPGKVETLPCKPCFSQRDLTLAYSPGVAEPCLRIKEDPSQSALYTGRSNLVGVITNGTAVLGLGNIGPDASKPVMEGKGVLFKVFADIDVFDIELNVKEPEKLIETIKTMEPTFGAINLEDIKAPECFMVEERLREEMNIPVFHDDQHGTAVISGAALLNAAELTGRKLEDMKVVVVGAGAAGISCAKFYMTLGVRREHIYMFDSKGLIHTGRIDLHATKAQFSQSEDCSLEEALTGADVFLGLSTKGLLTQDMVKLMAPSPIIFACANPDPEITYQDAKKARPDCIMGSGRSDWPNQVNNVSCFPFIFRAALDVRASVINEQMKIAAARALADLAKEPVPQEVIDLYGGAPLSFGIDYVIPKPIDPRIIEWECPAVAQAAMISGVAQSPIRDMEAYTLELRKRIAAARERVSGVVRSYL from the coding sequence ATGAGTTCCGATATTAGATTAGATGCCTTGCAGTACCATTCCCAGCCCCGCCCCGGCAAGGTGGAAACGCTGCCCTGCAAGCCCTGCTTTTCACAACGGGATCTGACTCTTGCCTATTCCCCGGGCGTGGCCGAGCCCTGCCTCCGCATTAAAGAGGATCCTTCTCAAAGCGCCCTGTACACTGGTCGCTCCAATCTGGTGGGCGTAATCACCAACGGCACCGCCGTTCTGGGACTGGGCAATATCGGTCCGGATGCCTCCAAGCCGGTGATGGAGGGCAAGGGCGTTCTGTTCAAGGTGTTCGCGGATATTGACGTTTTTGACATTGAGCTGAACGTGAAGGAACCGGAAAAGCTGATTGAGACGATCAAGACCATGGAACCCACTTTCGGCGCCATCAATCTGGAGGACATCAAGGCTCCGGAATGCTTCATGGTGGAAGAACGCCTGCGGGAGGAGATGAATATTCCCGTGTTTCATGACGACCAGCATGGCACGGCCGTGATTTCCGGCGCCGCCCTGCTGAACGCCGCGGAGTTGACGGGCCGCAAGCTGGAGGATATGAAGGTTGTCGTCGTGGGGGCCGGCGCTGCCGGCATTTCCTGCGCCAAGTTCTACATGACGTTAGGGGTGCGTCGCGAACATATCTACATGTTTGATTCCAAGGGGCTGATTCATACCGGACGCATTGATCTTCATGCCACGAAAGCGCAGTTCTCCCAGTCGGAAGACTGCTCCCTGGAGGAGGCCCTTACCGGAGCGGACGTGTTCCTGGGGCTGTCCACCAAGGGACTGCTCACGCAGGACATGGTGAAGCTCATGGCTCCTTCCCCCATCATTTTCGCCTGTGCGAATCCGGACCCGGAAATTACGTATCAGGATGCTAAAAAAGCGCGGCCTGACTGCATTATGGGGTCCGGCCGTTCCGACTGGCCCAACCAGGTGAACAATGTTTCCTGTTTCCCCTTTATTTTCCGTGCCGCCCTGGATGTGCGCGCTTCCGTCATCAATGAACAGATGAAGATTGCCGCCGCCCGCGCCCTGGCCGATCTGGCGAAGGAGCCCGTCCCCCAGGAAGTGATTGACCTTTACGGGGGAGCCCCGCTCAGCTTCGGCATCGACTACGTGATTCCCAAGCCCATTGATCCCCGCATTATTGAATGGGAGTGCCCGGCGGTAGCCCAGGCGGCCATGATTTCCGGGGTGGCCCAGTCCCCCATCCGGGATATGGAAGCCTACACGCTGGAATTGCGCAAGCGCATTGCCGCGGCTCGTGAACGCGTCTCCGGCGTGGTGCGCAGCTATCTTTAA
- a CDS encoding glycoside hydrolase family 16 protein produces the protein MAATPWVSDRNWELVFEDNFDGSSLNAHNWSRIDYVGYNAPDWRKYQSRDESLVEFREKDGNSAMTLWGKYGDYTTQTNQTAPARTYACGGVYSLKTFSFQYGYVEVRARFDCVQGVWPAIWMMPKSDSIGWPVGGEIDIMEHLNYEGRVYQTIHWSQNGVPNQDNSQGVTPGWNDGAEKANWHTYGMEWTEEGITFYVDGKATGSFKKPNNANWPFDKDGNEFYLIIDQQIGGSWVENAGVNKGIDQNTLANSGAAFDIDYVKVYSSSIYNHLVPEPAVASLGLLGMALLAARRKRN, from the coding sequence ATGGCGGCAACCCCTTGGGTTTCTGACAGGAACTGGGAACTCGTTTTTGAAGACAATTTTGACGGCTCATCGCTGAACGCACACAACTGGAGCCGCATTGATTACGTAGGCTATAATGCCCCGGACTGGCGCAAGTACCAATCCCGGGACGAAAGCCTTGTGGAATTCCGGGAAAAGGACGGCAACTCCGCCATGACCCTGTGGGGAAAATACGGGGACTACACCACCCAAACCAACCAGACTGCCCCAGCCAGGACATACGCCTGCGGAGGGGTATATTCCCTGAAAACCTTCTCCTTCCAATATGGATACGTAGAAGTCCGCGCCAGATTCGACTGTGTGCAGGGCGTCTGGCCGGCCATCTGGATGATGCCCAAATCCGACAGCATCGGCTGGCCTGTCGGAGGGGAAATTGACATCATGGAACACCTGAATTACGAAGGCCGTGTTTACCAGACAATCCACTGGTCGCAAAACGGCGTTCCCAACCAGGATAACTCCCAGGGGGTCACCCCCGGTTGGAACGATGGTGCCGAAAAAGCAAACTGGCATACCTACGGGATGGAATGGACGGAAGAAGGCATCACCTTTTATGTGGATGGAAAAGCAACCGGTTCATTCAAAAAGCCCAATAACGCAAACTGGCCCTTTGACAAGGACGGAAACGAATTCTACCTGATCATCGACCAGCAGATTGGAGGCAGCTGGGTGGAAAACGCAGGAGTTAATAAGGGAATCGACCAAAATACGCTGGCCAATTCCGGAGCCGCATTCGACATCGATTATGTCAAAGTCTATTCCTCAAGCATCTACAACCACCTCGTTCCGGAACCCGCTGTGGCTTCGCTGGGCCTGTTGGGAATGGCCTTGCTGGCGGCTCGCCGCAAAAGAAACTGA
- a CDS encoding PEP-CTERM sorting domain-containing protein (PEP-CTERM proteins occur, often in large numbers, in the proteomes of bacteria that also encode an exosortase, a predicted intramembrane cysteine proteinase. The presence of a PEP-CTERM domain at a protein's C-terminus predicts cleavage within the sorting domain, followed by covalent anchoring to some some component of the (usually Gram-negative) cell surface. Many PEP-CTERM proteins exhibit an unusual sequence composition that includes large numbers of potential glycosylation sites. Expression of one such protein has been shown restore the ability of a bacterium to form floc, a type of biofilm.) yields the protein MMSKKQLLLLLPALFAAISTLPANAAHILTGGGTGAVNASGTGISMQLNQGFTSDTALPGAVNLDSIQLKLTDNRFTADFTSGSLTMVVFTKPASDSADWTVVGQSRTEENLSVNIGSYTDVEFTFSNLLLNTSQEYVFAFVSDAAMLGRLTIGTSLQAEEGADSPFSVDNGFAYASMQSTAFYSGAPVILYYNTGNETSMYFPNMIVTVTDPESVPEPASCLLVTLSCAGLLVSRRRR from the coding sequence ATGATGAGTAAAAAACAACTGCTATTACTGCTGCCGGCCCTGTTTGCGGCCATTTCAACCCTTCCTGCAAATGCGGCCCACATCCTTACGGGAGGAGGAACCGGAGCTGTAAATGCCAGCGGTACAGGCATCTCCATGCAACTGAACCAGGGCTTTACTTCTGATACTGCCCTGCCCGGAGCCGTGAACCTCGACTCCATACAGCTCAAGCTGACGGACAACCGGTTTACCGCGGACTTCACATCCGGCAGCCTTACCATGGTGGTATTCACCAAACCGGCGTCGGACAGCGCGGACTGGACGGTCGTCGGGCAATCCCGCACGGAAGAAAACCTCTCCGTGAATATCGGCTCCTACACCGACGTCGAATTTACCTTCAGCAACCTCCTTCTGAACACATCGCAGGAATACGTCTTCGCCTTCGTTTCTGACGCCGCCATGCTGGGCAGGCTGACAATAGGCACGAGCCTTCAGGCGGAAGAGGGAGCTGACTCCCCATTCAGCGTAGACAACGGATTTGCCTACGCCTCCATGCAGTCAACAGCCTTTTACAGCGGGGCTCCCGTCATACTCTACTACAATACGGGCAACGAAACGAGCATGTACTTCCCGAACATGATCGTTACCGTCACCGACCCCGAAAGCGTCCCCGAACCGGCTTCATGCCTGCTTGTCACGCTGTCGTGCGCGGGCCTGCTCGTCTCACGCAGAAGAAGATAA
- the metG gene encoding methionine--tRNA ligase: MTLLAKRQERSIVPRMYYITTAIDYTNGPPHIGHAYEKVLADVLARWHRMKGEEVYFLTGVDQHGQKVQQTAEKLGITPQEHVNNITGQFLALWDRLGISNDGWASTTDPRHKACVQKILTDLKDKGQLYKKSYKGFYSVRQEQFLTDKERDAEGNFGPEWGEVVELEEENWYFRLTDHVEWMKQFVEKSSDFVLPSFRKAEVLNAIDFDSDLCISRPKSRLSWGIEFPFDPEFVTYVWFDALINYISFAGYLAEPDSGLPEFSKLWPADCEVIGKDILVPAHGVYWPAMLHAMGFSDEEMPTLLVHGWWNINGEKMSKSIGNVVDPNLLAEQFGPEPVRYYLVRDITTGKDANFDADRLVMLYNTELANDLGNLCNRSINMTRRYCDSVISGAEAYDDEASKALRSTMDQAVTLFSKYMDDNMASDALAALNAQVSACNAYIEQQQPWQLAKDEASAPRLRCVLRHLLECCAQTGYLIGCVLPDASARILGQLNAGDLFRGLTPAALKWGILPAGHRINDPAPVFPRILSEEEKAKLAEKAARAAKKQG; the protein is encoded by the coding sequence ATGACTTTGCTTGCAAAACGGCAGGAAAGGAGTATCGTCCCCCGCATGTACTATATCACCACGGCCATTGACTACACCAACGGACCGCCCCACATCGGGCACGCTTATGAAAAAGTCCTGGCGGACGTCCTCGCGCGCTGGCACCGGATGAAGGGGGAGGAAGTCTATTTCCTGACCGGGGTGGACCAGCATGGGCAGAAAGTGCAGCAGACGGCGGAAAAGCTGGGCATTACGCCGCAGGAGCATGTCAACAATATCACAGGGCAATTCCTGGCGTTGTGGGACCGACTGGGCATCAGCAATGACGGATGGGCCTCCACGACGGATCCGCGCCACAAGGCCTGCGTGCAGAAAATCCTGACGGACCTGAAGGACAAGGGGCAGCTTTACAAAAAATCCTACAAGGGATTCTACTCCGTGCGCCAGGAACAGTTCCTGACGGACAAGGAACGGGACGCGGAAGGCAACTTCGGCCCGGAATGGGGGGAAGTGGTGGAACTGGAGGAAGAAAACTGGTATTTCCGCCTGACCGACCATGTGGAATGGATGAAGCAATTCGTGGAAAAGAGCAGTGATTTTGTCCTTCCGTCCTTCCGCAAGGCGGAAGTGCTCAACGCCATTGACTTTGACTCGGACCTCTGCATTTCCCGCCCCAAGAGCCGCCTTTCCTGGGGAATCGAATTCCCGTTCGACCCCGAATTCGTCACCTACGTCTGGTTTGACGCCCTGATCAACTACATTTCCTTCGCCGGCTACCTGGCGGAGCCGGACAGCGGCCTGCCGGAATTCTCCAAACTCTGGCCCGCAGACTGCGAAGTCATCGGCAAAGACATCCTGGTGCCCGCCCACGGCGTGTACTGGCCCGCCATGCTGCATGCCATGGGCTTTTCCGACGAGGAAATGCCCACCCTGCTCGTGCACGGCTGGTGGAACATCAACGGGGAAAAAATGTCCAAGTCCATCGGCAACGTGGTGGACCCCAACCTGCTGGCGGAACAATTCGGCCCGGAACCTGTGCGCTATTACCTGGTGCGGGACATCACCACCGGGAAGGACGCCAACTTTGACGCGGACCGCTTGGTCATGCTGTACAATACGGAGCTGGCCAACGACCTCGGCAACCTGTGCAACCGCTCCATCAACATGACGCGCCGCTATTGCGACTCCGTTATCTCCGGAGCGGAGGCATATGATGACGAAGCCTCCAAAGCCCTGCGCTCCACCATGGACCAGGCCGTCACCCTGTTTTCCAAATACATGGACGACAACATGGCCTCCGATGCCCTGGCGGCCCTGAACGCCCAGGTTTCCGCCTGTAACGCGTACATTGAGCAGCAGCAGCCCTGGCAGCTGGCCAAGGATGAAGCCTCCGCCCCGCGCCTCCGCTGCGTGCTGCGCCATTTGCTGGAATGCTGCGCCCAAACGGGCTATCTCATCGGCTGCGTCCTCCCTGACGCCTCCGCCCGCATTCTGGGCCAGCTCAACGCCGGGGATCTGTTCCGGGGCCTTACGCCGGCCGCGCTGAAGTGGGGAATCCTCCCCGCAGGGCACCGCATCAATGATCCCGCCCCCGTTTTTCCCCGCATTCTTTCGGAAGAGGAAAAGGCCAAACTGGCTGAAAAAGCGGCCAGGGCGGCAAAAAAACAAGGCTGA
- the menD gene encoding 2-succinyl-5-enolpyruvyl-6-hydroxy-3-cyclohexene-1-carboxylic-acid synthase: protein MNSPASFVKSLLAQCCLGGICEWVVCPGARNMALLQVLAAAEDLVKWTHFDERSAAFFALGRIQDIGLPVAVVTTSGTAAAELLPAVVEAYYQRRPLLLLTADRPAACRGSAAPQAIEQADLFGIYAPTIDLETPESLPEDILQDWDYASPLHINVCLPDPDPAWNPGSCDLYPAEPPEENGFRGSLAELARALRFKSRGGLVVMIGGLDPTEQAPARWLANELKAPVVADATSGLREELAHLALTDADALLREHPPAVLLRLGDVPVARFWRDLEDIPATEVFSVTRTGFSGLARPSSVVTGDLEAILHALGDIDTVGDVNGLRAMNKRRKALMEELLITCPESEQAMVRSFSCFAADGDCIYLGNSMPVRYWNSFAQTSIPTENVRANRGTNGIDGQISGFLGVSARCSRSWALVGDLTAMYDSNALALLPQLDRGTRVLGVINNGGGGIFRTLPGADGQPETMRKLLVQPHAHSFKAIAEQWGMRYLTIRTAEDFDQLDSLEENSQTLVELIPDREQTEQIRLRLANAQV from the coding sequence GTGAATTCCCCCGCATCCTTCGTCAAATCCCTGCTGGCCCAATGCTGCCTGGGCGGCATTTGCGAGTGGGTGGTCTGCCCCGGCGCGCGCAACATGGCGCTGCTCCAGGTGCTGGCTGCCGCGGAGGATCTGGTGAAATGGACTCACTTTGACGAACGGTCCGCCGCCTTCTTTGCGCTGGGCCGCATTCAGGATATAGGGCTGCCCGTGGCCGTGGTCACTACCTCCGGAACGGCGGCGGCGGAACTGCTCCCCGCCGTGGTGGAGGCCTACTACCAGCGCCGCCCCCTGCTCCTGCTCACGGCGGACCGTCCGGCGGCCTGCCGGGGTTCCGCCGCTCCCCAGGCCATCGAACAGGCGGATCTGTTCGGCATTTACGCACCCACGATTGACCTGGAAACGCCGGAAAGCCTGCCGGAAGACATTCTGCAAGACTGGGATTACGCCTCACCCCTCCATATCAACGTGTGCCTGCCGGATCCGGACCCTGCCTGGAACCCCGGCAGCTGCGACCTTTACCCGGCGGAACCTCCGGAGGAAAACGGATTCCGGGGCTCCCTGGCAGAACTGGCCCGGGCCCTGCGCTTCAAATCGCGCGGCGGGCTGGTGGTCATGATCGGCGGCCTGGACCCCACGGAACAAGCCCCGGCCCGGTGGCTGGCCAACGAACTGAAAGCCCCCGTGGTGGCGGACGCCACCTCCGGACTCCGGGAAGAGCTGGCCCATCTGGCTCTGACGGACGCAGACGCCCTGCTGAGGGAACACCCGCCCGCCGTCCTGCTCAGATTAGGGGACGTGCCCGTGGCCCGCTTCTGGCGCGACCTGGAGGACATTCCAGCCACGGAAGTCTTCTCCGTCACCCGCACCGGCTTCTCCGGGCTGGCCCGCCCCTCCTCCGTCGTAACCGGAGACCTGGAAGCCATTCTGCATGCGCTGGGGGATATAGATACCGTGGGCGACGTCAACGGCCTGCGCGCCATGAACAAACGCAGGAAAGCCCTGATGGAGGAACTGCTCATCACCTGCCCGGAAAGCGAACAGGCCATGGTGCGCTCCTTCTCCTGCTTTGCCGCGGACGGAGACTGCATTTACCTGGGCAACTCCATGCCCGTGCGGTACTGGAACAGCTTCGCCCAGACGTCCATCCCCACGGAAAACGTCCGCGCCAACCGGGGCACCAACGGCATTGACGGGCAAATCTCCGGTTTTCTGGGGGTCTCCGCCCGGTGTTCCCGCTCCTGGGCTCTCGTGGGCGACCTGACCGCCATGTATGATTCCAATGCCCTGGCACTCCTTCCCCAACTGGACAGGGGGACCCGCGTCCTCGGCGTCATCAACAACGGCGGAGGGGGCATCTTCCGCACCCTCCCGGGAGCAGACGGCCAGCCGGAAACCATGAGGAAGCTGCTTGTACAACCCCACGCCCATTCCTTCAAAGCCATTGCGGAACAATGGGGAATGCGCTACCTGACCATCCGCACGGCGGAGGACTTCGACCAGCTTGATTCCCTGGAGGAAAACAGCCAGACGCTTGTAGAGCTCATCCCGGACAGGGAGCAGACGGAACAGATCCGCCTCCGGCTGGCCAACGCCCAGGTGTAA